The following proteins come from a genomic window of Aquificaceae bacterium:
- a CDS encoding site-specific DNA-methyltransferase, translating into MNFSVVREEDFTGSNPENTLIHGDCRTVMDKLPDGIFDMVFIDPPYFLQLPKKQLRRWKVRTEVNGVCEEWDNFESFQAYDSFVEEVLQRVKRVMKETATLWVIGTYHNIHRWGKIMQDMGFWILNDVIWLKTNPMPNWLGVRFTNATETLIWAVKDKSVKKYTFNKEYAKAFGIGKVYENVWRIPICTGEERLKDEKGKKVHPTQKPVELLKRIILVSTKEGDLILDPMAGVGTTGYTASMLGRRWTMIEKKGEYVEWTVKRLASIGTKSLYEQVKT; encoded by the coding sequence ATGAACTTTAGTGTGGTAAGGGAAGAAGACTTTACTGGCTCTAATCCAGAAAACACTCTTATACACGGAGACTGCAGGACTGTAATGGATAAGCTACCAGATGGTATTTTTGATATGGTTTTTATAGACCCACCTTACTTTCTTCAGCTTCCAAAAAAGCAGTTAAGGAGATGGAAGGTTCGCACAGAGGTTAACGGAGTGTGCGAGGAGTGGGACAACTTTGAAAGCTTCCAAGCCTATGATAGCTTTGTGGAAGAGGTTTTACAAAGGGTAAAAAGAGTTATGAAAGAAACCGCAACTCTGTGGGTTATAGGAACATACCATAATATCCACCGCTGGGGCAAGATAATGCAAGATATGGGCTTTTGGATATTAAACGATGTTATATGGCTAAAAACTAATCCTATGCCTAATTGGCTTGGAGTGAGGTTCACAAACGCTACAGAAACACTTATATGGGCTGTAAAGGACAAAAGCGTCAAAAAATACACCTTTAACAAAGAATACGCAAAAGCCTTTGGCATTGGAAAGGTTTACGAGAATGTGTGGAGAATACCCATATGCACAGGGGAGGAAAGACTAAAGGATGAAAAGGGCAAAAAAGTTCATCCCACACAAAAACCCGTTGAACTTCTTAAAAGAATAATTCTTGTTTCTACAAAGGAGGGAGACCTTATTTTAGACCCTATGGCTGGAGTTGGGACTACTGGCTATACCGCAAGCATGCTCGGTCGAAGATGGACTATGATAGAAAAGAAGGGGGAATATGTAGAATGGACAGTAAAGAGGTTAGCTTCTATAGGAACTAAATCACTATACGAACAGGTTAAAACATGA
- the sucC gene encoding ADP-forming succinate--CoA ligase subunit beta: MKLHEHQAKELLKRYGLPVPEGRVAFSLQEALQACEELGEFPLVVKAQVHCGGRGKAGGVKLVKNAEELQQAVESMLGKVLKTFQCPDGKPVSRVWIEKATNIEREYYLSITLDRAVSKPVLMASAEGGMEIEEVAKEKPEAIHMLHIDPALGLMPSQARRIAFKLGLPVNEFVKIALALYKAYIDLDASLVEINPLVLTKEGNLVLLDAKVEIDDNALIRHKDLEELEDLTQLDPLEVEAKRYNLNYIKLDGNIGCMVNGAGLAMTTMDIIKLAGGEPANFLDVGGGANVEQIANAFRILMADKNVKAVFINIFGGILRCDRLAHGLIEAAKMVEIKVPVVVRMEGTNVEEGRRLLAESGLNFINAVDMWDGAKKAVELARNEL, from the coding sequence ATGAAACTGCACGAGCATCAGGCAAAGGAGCTTTTGAAAAGATACGGTCTTCCTGTGCCAGAGGGAAGAGTAGCCTTTAGCCTTCAAGAAGCCCTGCAGGCGTGCGAAGAGCTCGGGGAGTTTCCTCTTGTGGTAAAGGCTCAGGTGCACTGCGGTGGGCGTGGAAAGGCTGGCGGTGTAAAGCTGGTCAAAAACGCAGAAGAACTCCAGCAAGCGGTGGAGAGTATGCTTGGGAAAGTGCTTAAGACCTTCCAGTGCCCTGATGGAAAACCTGTAAGCAGGGTATGGATAGAAAAGGCTACCAACATAGAAAGGGAATACTACCTCTCTATAACCCTTGACAGGGCAGTTTCTAAACCCGTTTTGATGGCTTCTGCGGAAGGTGGAATGGAAATAGAGGAGGTTGCCAAAGAAAAACCAGAAGCCATACACATGCTCCACATAGACCCAGCCTTGGGTCTTATGCCTTCTCAAGCAAGAAGGATAGCCTTTAAGCTTGGACTCCCTGTTAACGAGTTTGTGAAGATAGCCTTGGCTCTCTACAAGGCGTATATTGACCTTGATGCAAGCCTTGTGGAGATAAACCCACTTGTCCTTACAAAAGAAGGAAACCTTGTGCTTCTTGACGCAAAGGTGGAGATAGACGACAATGCTCTGATAAGGCACAAGGACCTTGAAGAGCTTGAAGACCTCACTCAGCTTGACCCTCTTGAGGTGGAAGCAAAGAGGTATAACCTTAACTACATAAAGCTGGATGGAAACATAGGGTGTATGGTAAACGGTGCAGGGCTTGCTATGACCACAATGGACATAATAAAGCTCGCAGGGGGAGAGCCTGCCAACTTCCTTGATGTGGGTGGTGGTGCCAACGTGGAGCAGATAGCCAACGCCTTTAGGATACTCATGGCAGACAAAAATGTAAAGGCGGTTTTTATAAACATCTTCGGTGGTATCCTTAGATGCGACAGGCTTGCCCATGGTCTCATAGAGGCGGCAAAAATGGTAGAAATAAAGGTCCCAGTTGTGGTTCGTATGGAAGGGACAAACGTAGAGGAGGGAAGAAGACTTCTGGCTGAGTCTGGACTAAACTTTATAAACGCAGTGGATATGTGGGACGGTGCAAAGAAGGCGGTGGAGTTGGCAAGAAATGAACTTTAG
- the murD gene encoding UDP-N-acetylmuramoyl-L-alanine--D-glutamate ligase yields MKRVLVWGLGVSGRSAVNLLKAKGFEVYAGDDAKGDSFEEFLHIVDTVVLSPGIPPHHALWKEAQRKGIEVIGELELAWRFFEGKALAITGTDGKSTTTRLTYLMLKEVYANVEEGANAGKPFSEIVLSNPSCLAVLEVSSFQGKSLKTFRPIGGAFLNFSEDHLDWHPSLQDYLESKRNIFSRQGEEDFLLLNARDPRVSETPSKARKFLLLEEGSQGYIKEGKAYFLGEELFEVERLKIRGKHNWHNALFAGAMARLMGVEKEIIQEVLYSFSGLPYRMEYMGSFGGVEVYNDSKSTTVNALRSALESFEDGKVILIAGGKDKGGDFEGIKELVKKKTRFSILIGEAREKIAKAWQGCEVYVEKDLESAVSKAFEFAKQGDIILFSPACASFDMFRDYKERGERFKELVFELGGKSL; encoded by the coding sequence ATGAAGAGAGTTCTTGTCTGGGGTCTTGGCGTTAGTGGAAGGTCTGCGGTTAACCTTTTGAAGGCTAAAGGCTTTGAGGTGTATGCAGGAGACGATGCAAAGGGTGATAGCTTTGAAGAGTTCCTACATATAGTGGATACGGTGGTTCTCTCTCCGGGCATACCACCACATCACGCTCTTTGGAAAGAAGCACAAAGGAAGGGTATAGAGGTTATAGGAGAGCTTGAGCTCGCTTGGAGGTTTTTTGAAGGCAAAGCCTTGGCTATCACCGGCACAGATGGAAAATCTACCACCACAAGGCTTACATACCTTATGCTAAAAGAGGTCTATGCCAACGTGGAGGAGGGAGCAAACGCAGGTAAGCCTTTCTCTGAGATAGTTCTAAGCAATCCCTCTTGTCTTGCGGTGCTTGAGGTTTCCTCCTTTCAGGGTAAAAGTCTAAAAACCTTTAGACCCATAGGGGGTGCTTTTCTAAACTTTTCGGAGGACCACCTTGATTGGCATCCGAGCCTCCAAGACTACCTTGAGAGCAAAAGAAACATCTTTTCAAGACAAGGAGAAGAGGATTTTCTATTATTGAACGCAAGGGACCCAAGGGTTAGCGAGACACCAAGCAAGGCAAGGAAGTTTTTACTTCTTGAAGAAGGCTCACAGGGTTATATAAAAGAAGGCAAAGCCTACTTTCTTGGTGAGGAGCTCTTTGAAGTGGAGAGGCTCAAAATAAGAGGAAAACACAACTGGCACAATGCCCTCTTTGCGGGTGCTATGGCAAGACTTATGGGTGTGGAGAAGGAGATAATACAGGAAGTTCTCTATAGCTTTTCTGGACTGCCATATAGGATGGAGTATATGGGAAGTTTTGGTGGTGTAGAGGTATACAACGATTCTAAGTCTACCACCGTTAACGCCTTAAGGTCCGCTCTTGAAAGTTTTGAGGATGGTAAGGTTATCTTAATAGCAGGTGGGAAGGACAAGGGTGGAGATTTTGAAGGTATAAAGGAGCTTGTTAAGAAAAAGACAAGGTTCAGCATCCTCATAGGTGAGGCACGGGAGAAAATCGCAAAGGCTTGGCAGGGTTGCGAGGTCTATGTGGAAAAAGACCTTGAGTCTGCGGTATCAAAAGCCTTTGAGTTTGCCAAGCAGGGAGACATTATTCTCTTTTCTCCAGCTTGTGCTTCCTTTGATATGTTTAGAGACTACAAGGAAAGAGGGGAGAGGTTTAAGGAGTTAGTTTTTGAGCTTGGTGGCAAAAGTCTATGA
- the mrdA gene encoding penicillin-binding protein 2, with the protein MSRRRLLFLMLFGLFVYLLIFLRLVYLQLFKGEYYKKLAQRNYVRKRVIYPQRGDILDRRGEKLAYDTPKYILLLDHQKLQEEDNLREVLSNVEKLFGVKLDYESIKNKKTIEPIFLTELKTQEDIDKFYNYSYKLPGVFINTVPTRNYPLGEVCAHVVGYVSYPTEKHFQRYADRIGSQSLVGAYGLERAFDAELLGKVGAEEVMVNAVGRIIRNLGYKEPEKGITILTTIDSRIQKIAYEVFRDSGHKAGAVLIMDTRTGEVLALLSYPSFDPNRITDLWHQYNNDKFRPLFNRATQGKYPPASVVKPALGIALLQKGVSPREGVVCRGYFELGNRRFSCWNRRGHGWENLHGAIRDSCDVYFYHFGYYKLGPREMERVYRSFSYGEEIPFELPLARGFIPTPEWKRSRIKEPWYGGDTVNISIGQGYMKSTLFEQTLMMMAIANNGVIYRPILVKEKRDAKGNTIWKAKRSVYKVVKAKPEYFAIVREALRSVVKSGTATSAFSRIVEIAGKTGTAQVSALSVRRRNLPYHLRDHAWFVGFAPYRDPVFVIGVIVEHGGSGGAAAAPIARRILERIYMEGIHKELT; encoded by the coding sequence ATGAGTAGAAGACGCCTTTTATTTCTTATGCTTTTTGGTTTATTTGTGTACCTTCTTATATTCCTCAGACTGGTCTATCTCCAGCTTTTTAAGGGTGAATATTATAAGAAACTTGCACAGAGGAATTATGTGAGGAAAAGGGTCATATATCCTCAAAGAGGGGATATTTTAGACAGGAGGGGAGAGAAATTGGCTTACGATACACCCAAGTATATACTCCTTCTTGACCATCAAAAACTGCAAGAAGAAGATAATCTTAGGGAGGTTTTGTCAAATGTTGAAAAACTATTCGGGGTAAAATTGGACTATGAGAGCATAAAAAATAAGAAGACTATAGAGCCTATTTTCTTAACGGAGTTAAAGACACAGGAGGATATAGATAAATTCTATAATTACAGCTACAAGCTACCGGGAGTTTTCATAAATACTGTGCCAACAAGAAACTATCCTTTAGGTGAAGTATGTGCTCACGTAGTGGGATATGTTTCTTACCCAACGGAAAAACACTTTCAGCGATATGCGGACAGGATAGGAAGTCAAAGTTTAGTGGGTGCGTATGGTCTTGAGAGGGCTTTTGATGCGGAACTTCTGGGCAAAGTGGGGGCTGAGGAGGTTATGGTAAACGCAGTGGGGAGGATTATAAGAAATCTCGGTTATAAAGAGCCAGAAAAGGGAATAACTATCTTAACCACCATAGATTCAAGAATACAGAAAATAGCCTATGAGGTTTTTAGGGATTCTGGACACAAGGCTGGTGCGGTTCTTATTATGGATACGAGGACGGGCGAAGTGTTGGCACTTCTGAGCTATCCATCCTTTGACCCAAACAGAATAACAGACTTATGGCATCAATACAACAACGATAAATTCAGACCACTCTTCAATAGGGCAACGCAAGGAAAATACCCTCCAGCGTCTGTTGTAAAACCTGCACTGGGAATAGCTCTGCTCCAAAAGGGTGTGTCTCCAAGGGAAGGTGTGGTGTGTAGAGGATATTTTGAGCTTGGAAACAGAAGGTTTTCATGTTGGAATAGAAGAGGGCATGGCTGGGAGAACCTGCATGGAGCTATAAGAGATTCTTGCGATGTTTACTTTTACCACTTTGGCTACTACAAACTTGGTCCAAGAGAGATGGAGAGAGTTTATAGGAGCTTTTCCTATGGAGAAGAAATACCCTTTGAACTTCCTCTTGCAAGAGGTTTTATACCCACGCCTGAATGGAAAAGAAGTAGAATAAAAGAGCCTTGGTATGGTGGAGACACGGTTAACATATCCATTGGGCAAGGATATATGAAGTCCACTCTTTTTGAGCAAACCCTTATGATGATGGCAATAGCCAACAATGGAGTTATATACAGACCTATTTTGGTTAAGGAGAAAAGGGATGCAAAGGGTAATACTATATGGAAAGCAAAAAGAAGCGTATACAAGGTTGTAAAGGCAAAGCCAGAATATTTTGCCATAGTTAGGGAAGCACTCAGAAGTGTAGTAAAGTCAGGAACTGCTACCTCCGCCTTTTCAAGGATAGTAGAAATAGCAGGCAAAACGGGGACCGCTCAAGTATCCGCCTTAAGTGTAAGAAGAAGAAACCTGCCATATCATCTTAGAGACCATGCGTGGTTTGTAGGTTTTGCACCATACAGAGACCCTGTTTTTGTGATAGGGGTTATTGTGGAGCATGGAGGTTCTGGAGGTGCGGCAGCAGCGCCTATAGCGAGAAGGATTCTTGAAAGGATATATATGGAAGGTATACATAAGGAGCTTACTTAA
- the mreC gene encoding rod shape-determining protein MreC encodes MKSYIAPITALLLSVIVYFINFSTLPYLNQVYNFLRLAVYPFLELKGNIQENTKRIVETYLFLKNVSEENSRLRKEVEEYKLYKAQLLACEKDLKSLSQVMDIPFNLSRYSIVYASVIAYDPSGRDTFVLINKGQDSGISEGMLAFSGEGLVGIVDNVYGSSSRIRTVFSEEFTLSAEVGGKAYIYKGGFPTGSLLYVKVEDEINIGDVVYVRIPGKTFPQFKIGTVEEVYHDGKGFFKKVEVKPYLDIRRVSFLVVIRERL; translated from the coding sequence ATGAAAAGCTATATTGCACCTATTACTGCCCTACTGTTGAGCGTTATAGTTTACTTTATCAACTTCTCTACGCTCCCCTACCTGAACCAAGTTTATAACTTTCTTAGATTAGCGGTTTATCCTTTTTTGGAGTTAAAGGGTAATATACAAGAAAACACAAAAAGAATTGTAGAGACTTACCTGTTTTTAAAAAATGTGAGCGAAGAAAACAGCAGACTAAGAAAGGAGGTTGAAGAATACAAATTATACAAAGCTCAACTTCTTGCCTGCGAAAAAGACCTCAAAAGCTTAAGTCAAGTTATGGATATACCCTTCAATCTAAGTAGATATTCAATAGTTTATGCAAGCGTGATTGCCTATGACCCATCGGGTAGGGACACTTTTGTACTCATAAACAAAGGACAAGATAGTGGTATCTCCGAGGGTATGTTAGCCTTTTCTGGAGAAGGTCTGGTGGGTATCGTAGACAACGTTTATGGAAGTTCTTCGAGAATAAGAACTGTTTTTTCTGAGGAATTCACCCTTAGTGCTGAGGTTGGAGGTAAGGCGTATATATACAAAGGAGGGTTTCCTACAGGGTCTTTGCTATATGTCAAGGTAGAAGATGAAATAAACATTGGTGATGTGGTTTATGTGAGAATTCCAGGTAAAACTTTCCCCCAGTTCAAAATTGGCACTGTTGAAGAAGTATACCATGATGGAAAGGGCTTTTTTAAAAAGGTAGAGGTCAAGCCTTACTTGGACATAAGAAGAGTTTCCTTTCTTGTCGTTATAAGGGAAAGGTTATGA
- a CDS encoding rod shape-determining protein has translation MLSKLANLLGFIVNNIGIDLGTANTVVYAQGKGIVLHEPSIVAIDVRSGRVLAVGKEAKEMLGKTPENIQTVRPLRDGVITDFEATKIMLSHFINKAIGGSIFKAKPRVVIGVPSGVTQVEKRAVIDAAKSAGAREVYLIAEPMAAAIGAGLPIEEPIGNMVVDVGGGTTEIAVISLAGIVVSNSIRVAGDEMTEAIIQHVKKKHHLLIGEQTAERVKIELGSAIYEEEERVMEIKGRDITGLPRVVKISNKDVTEALEDVIASIVNAVKSTLERTPPELASDIAERGITLAGGGSLLRNLNVRIERETGIKTHYCEDPITAVARGVGKVLDNIELIRKVSMI, from the coding sequence ATGTTAAGCAAATTAGCAAACCTTTTAGGCTTTATTGTTAACAACATAGGCATAGACCTCGGCACTGCCAACACGGTGGTTTACGCTCAGGGAAAGGGTATAGTGCTGCATGAACCTTCCATCGTTGCGATTGATGTGCGTTCTGGCAGAGTTTTGGCGGTAGGTAAAGAGGCAAAGGAAATGCTCGGGAAAACTCCAGAGAATATACAAACTGTCAGACCTCTCAGAGATGGTGTGATAACGGACTTTGAAGCCACAAAGATTATGCTTTCTCATTTTATAAACAAGGCAATAGGGGGAAGCATATTCAAGGCAAAACCAAGAGTTGTCATAGGCGTGCCCTCTGGGGTTACACAGGTAGAAAAAAGGGCGGTCATTGACGCTGCAAAAAGTGCGGGAGCGAGAGAGGTCTATCTCATAGCGGAACCCATGGCTGCTGCCATAGGTGCTGGGCTTCCCATAGAAGAACCTATAGGCAATATGGTAGTAGACGTAGGCGGTGGCACTACAGAGATAGCGGTCATTTCGCTTGCGGGCATAGTGGTTTCCAATTCCATAAGGGTAGCAGGCGATGAGATGACCGAGGCTATAATACAGCATGTGAAGAAAAAACATCACCTTCTAATAGGCGAGCAGACTGCAGAAAGGGTAAAAATAGAACTGGGCAGTGCCATATACGAGGAAGAAGAGAGAGTTATGGAAATAAAAGGAAGGGATATAACAGGGCTTCCAAGGGTTGTAAAGATAAGCAATAAGGATGTTACGGAAGCCCTTGAAGATGTAATAGCTTCCATAGTAAACGCAGTAAAGTCTACCTTAGAAAGGACTCCACCAGAACTCGCTTCCGACATTGCAGAGAGAGGCATAACCTTGGCTGGAGGTGGTTCTCTCCTTAGAAACCTTAACGTGAGAATTGAACGTGAAACAGGCATAAAGACCCACTATTGTGAAGACCCCATAACCGCAGTTGCCCGCGGAGTAGGAAAGGTTCTTGATAACATAGAACTGATAAGGAAAGTCTCCATGATATGA
- a CDS encoding bifunctional (p)ppGpp synthetase/guanosine-3',5'-bis(diphosphate) 3'-pyrophosphohydrolase, protein MEATLNRKYEEKLFKVLGYEDSKVKKAIEFIEEKHAGQYRKSGEPYVVHPLEVAIILAELGMDVDTVVAGLLHDVLEDTETTYEELKENFGKDVADIVEGVTKLGKIHFKDVQAQKAENYRKLIFAFSKDLRVIFVKLADRLHNMKTLQYFSKEKQVRIARETLEIYVPIANRLGLWKIKTELEDLCFMYLYPKEYEEVKNFVGNTKKELEDYLKRLFIPKLKEELKRAGIRAQVFYRPKHLYGIWQKALRKGIKLEDVHDILGVRVIVDTVQECYLVLGLVHSVFKPVPGKFDDYISLPKPNLYQSLHTTVIGPKGRMVEVQIRTWEMHERAEKGIAAHWAYKEGKSVKDGGVYSWLKGLVESIKGSKNPQELLENLKLELFSEEVFVFTPKGDLVVLPKGATPVDFAYHIHTDIGNHCAGAKVNGRLVPLNYKLQNGDMVEIITNPNKKPNQEWLNFVVTSKAKSRIKAVLKELERERYIQIGKEKFELYLQKLGIGREVLLNKLIEETKAKTEEELYLLLGSGKLSKERVFSLFRKTQKEKPPERVEDIIHIDGLGNVLHTLAECCNPLPGEEVYGVISRGKGLVIHSKDCPNLKHLWSVSPEKVIKVLWSKSQGLHPVRLRLIVKDRMGILGEVTTTIAKSGANITEARTKSLPSGQALMDFTLQVENYQSFLRVKEALKGLEGVESVQRLMG, encoded by the coding sequence ATGGAAGCTACTTTAAACAGGAAATACGAAGAAAAGCTCTTCAAGGTCCTTGGATACGAAGACAGTAAGGTTAAAAAAGCTATTGAATTCATAGAAGAAAAACACGCAGGACAGTATAGAAAGTCTGGCGAACCCTATGTAGTCCATCCCTTAGAAGTTGCCATTATCCTTGCGGAGCTGGGTATGGACGTAGATACGGTGGTTGCAGGGCTCTTACATGACGTGCTTGAGGATACAGAGACCACATATGAGGAATTAAAGGAGAACTTTGGTAAGGATGTGGCGGATATAGTGGAAGGTGTAACTAAACTGGGAAAGATACACTTCAAGGATGTGCAGGCTCAAAAGGCGGAAAATTACAGAAAGCTCATCTTTGCCTTTTCAAAGGACCTAAGAGTGATATTTGTAAAGCTGGCGGACAGGCTTCACAATATGAAAACCTTGCAGTATTTTAGCAAGGAAAAGCAGGTTAGAATAGCAAGAGAAACCCTTGAAATATACGTTCCCATAGCAAACCGGCTTGGTCTTTGGAAGATAAAAACAGAGCTTGAAGACCTGTGTTTTATGTATCTTTATCCAAAGGAATACGAAGAGGTTAAAAACTTTGTGGGAAACACAAAAAAGGAACTTGAGGATTATCTCAAGAGGCTTTTTATACCAAAACTAAAGGAGGAGCTCAAAAGGGCGGGCATACGAGCACAGGTATTTTATAGACCAAAGCACTTATATGGCATATGGCAAAAAGCCTTGAGGAAAGGTATAAAACTTGAAGATGTGCATGATATCTTAGGTGTTAGAGTTATAGTAGACACAGTTCAAGAGTGCTATCTTGTGCTTGGCTTAGTTCATAGCGTATTCAAGCCAGTCCCGGGAAAGTTTGATGACTATATATCTCTGCCTAAGCCAAATCTCTACCAGTCCTTGCATACTACGGTTATAGGTCCAAAGGGTAGGATGGTGGAGGTGCAGATACGCACATGGGAAATGCATGAAAGGGCGGAAAAGGGTATTGCTGCACACTGGGCTTATAAAGAAGGCAAAAGTGTAAAGGATGGTGGAGTATACTCTTGGTTGAAGGGTCTTGTGGAAAGCATAAAGGGAAGCAAGAATCCTCAAGAGCTTTTGGAAAACCTAAAATTGGAGCTATTTTCTGAAGAAGTTTTTGTCTTTACTCCAAAGGGAGACCTTGTGGTTCTTCCAAAGGGTGCAACGCCTGTAGACTTTGCTTATCACATACACACAGATATAGGCAACCACTGTGCTGGAGCAAAGGTAAATGGCAGGCTTGTTCCTCTCAATTATAAACTTCAAAACGGGGACATGGTGGAGATAATAACCAATCCTAACAAGAAGCCTAATCAAGAATGGTTGAATTTTGTGGTTACCTCTAAGGCAAAAAGCAGAATAAAGGCGGTTTTAAAGGAGCTTGAAAGGGAGAGATACATACAGATAGGAAAAGAGAAGTTTGAGCTGTATTTACAAAAGCTGGGTATTGGCAGAGAGGTTTTACTGAATAAACTCATTGAGGAGACAAAGGCAAAAACAGAAGAGGAGCTTTATCTACTCTTGGGAAGTGGAAAGCTCTCAAAGGAAAGGGTATTCTCCCTTTTTAGGAAAACCCAAAAGGAAAAGCCTCCAGAAAGGGTAGAAGATATAATCCACATAGACGGGCTTGGGAACGTGCTACATACCCTTGCGGAGTGCTGTAATCCCTTGCCAGGAGAAGAGGTTTACGGCGTCATATCAAGAGGCAAGGGCTTGGTTATACATTCAAAGGATTGTCCTAACCTAAAGCATCTATGGAGTGTATCACCAGAAAAGGTCATAAAGGTCTTGTGGAGCAAGTCTCAAGGACTGCATCCAGTAAGGTTAAGGCTAATAGTCAAAGACCGTATGGGTATTTTGGGAGAAGTGACTACCACCATAGCAAAATCTGGTGCAAACATAACGGAAGCCAGAACCAAAAGCCTACCCTCTGGTCAAGCACTAATGGATTTTACACTGCAAGTGGAAAACTACCAGAGCTTTTTGAGGGTCAAGGAAGCTCTAAAGGGTTTAGAGGGTGTGGAAAGCGTGCAGAGGTTGATGGGGTGA